From Bacillus sp. FSL K6-3431, the proteins below share one genomic window:
- the rocF gene encoding arginase, giving the protein MIDNKRVRGKTSVKTRLSILGVPMDLGQMRRGVDMGPSAIRYAGVISRLENLHFEVEDLGDIPVRKREKNVENISSLRNLDSVVLANISLAKVVDEVIGKGNFPLVIGGDHSIAIGTIAGVARHYNQLGVIWYDAHGDLNTQETSPSGNIHGMPLAVSLGIGHPSLTNIGGYKPKIRPENIVIIGARDLDQGEKELIKEKNIKVYTMHEIDRLSMTKVIEEAIIYLKGRTDGVHLSFDLDCLDPHDAPGVGTPVLGGVSYRESHLAMEMFAESGLITSVEFVEVNPILDERNKTAEIAVALAGSLFGEKLL; this is encoded by the coding sequence ATGATAGATAACAAAAGAGTGAGGGGGAAGACTTCCGTGAAAACGCGACTTTCGATATTAGGAGTACCTATGGATTTAGGTCAAATGCGTAGAGGTGTGGATATGGGGCCGAGTGCAATCCGCTATGCAGGTGTTATTAGTAGACTAGAAAATTTGCATTTTGAAGTGGAAGATCTCGGGGATATCCCTGTTAGAAAACGAGAAAAGAATGTAGAGAATATCTCTTCTTTAAGAAATTTAGATTCAGTTGTATTAGCTAATATTAGTCTTGCGAAAGTAGTGGATGAAGTTATCGGAAAGGGGAATTTTCCTCTCGTAATAGGCGGTGATCATAGCATTGCAATTGGTACTATAGCTGGTGTTGCGAGACATTATAATCAACTCGGAGTTATTTGGTATGATGCACATGGGGACTTAAATACGCAAGAAACTTCTCCATCTGGAAATATCCATGGAATGCCACTTGCTGTAAGTTTAGGGATAGGACATCCTTCACTCACGAATATTGGTGGATATAAGCCTAAAATAAGGCCAGAAAATATAGTTATCATTGGCGCAAGGGACCTAGACCAAGGTGAAAAGGAGCTAATAAAAGAAAAAAACATTAAAGTATATACAATGCATGAAATTGACAGGTTAAGCATGACAAAGGTAATAGAGGAAGCCATTATTTATTTAAAAGGGCGGACAGATGGTGTTCATTTATCATTTGATTTAGATTGCCTAGATCCGCATGATGCTCCAGGTGTTGGAACCCCAGTACTTGGGGGTGTTAGTTATCGTGAAAGTCATTTGGCGATGGAAATGTTTGCGGAATCAGGATTAATAACATCTGTGGAGTTTGTAGAAGTAAATCCAATTTTAGATGAAAGAAATAAAACAGCTGAAATTGCAGTGGCATTGGCGGGTTCACTTTTCGGGGAGAAGTTATTGTAA
- a CDS encoding aspartyl-phosphate phosphatase Spo0E family protein: MGKSELLMIIEENRRKMVELGLATSFIDERVVRISDHLDKLLNIYQALTLDFKEQ; this comes from the coding sequence ATGGGAAAAAGTGAATTATTAATGATAATAGAAGAGAATAGACGAAAAATGGTAGAACTCGGATTAGCGACTTCATTTATAGATGAAAGAGTCGTACGAATTAGCGATCACTTGGACAAGCTGTTGAACATATATCAAGCATTAACACTGGATTTCAAAGAGCAGTAG
- the sigW gene encoding RNA polymerase sigma factor SigW, with product MDAIVNERIKQVLKGDQEAFGDIVEIYKDRLFQLSYRMLGNRHEAEDIAQEAFVRAYVNIHSFNQSKKFSTWIYRIATNLCIDRIRKKKPDYFLDAEVSGAEGLTMYSKIAAEGKSPDKEVETMELQEIVQREILRLPDKYRTVIVLRYMDELSLNEISEVLEIPLGTVKTRVYRGREALRKQLHNF from the coding sequence ATGGATGCGATCGTTAACGAAAGAATAAAGCAAGTGTTGAAAGGCGATCAAGAAGCTTTTGGTGACATTGTGGAAATATATAAAGATAGATTATTCCAACTGAGTTACCGTATGCTTGGAAACAGGCATGAAGCAGAAGATATAGCTCAAGAAGCGTTTGTTAGGGCATATGTTAATATTCACAGTTTTAATCAAAGTAAAAAGTTTTCTACATGGATTTATCGAATTGCTACGAATCTTTGCATTGATAGAATCAGAAAGAAAAAACCCGATTATTTTTTAGATGCAGAGGTCTCGGGGGCCGAAGGCTTAACGATGTATTCAAAAATTGCTGCTGAAGGTAAGTCCCCAGACAAAGAAGTAGAAACGATGGAGTTGCAAGAGATTGTTCAAAGAGAAATTTTACGATTACCTGATAAATATAGGACTGTGATCGTATTAAGATATATGGATGAGCTGTCGTTAAATGAAATCAGTGAAGTATTGGAAATCCCACTGGGTACAGTGAAGACCCGTGTATATCGAGGCCGGGAAGCGCTGCGTAAGCAGCTGCATAATTTTTAG
- a CDS encoding anti-sigma factor, whose amino-acid sequence MKACPEEIVLYMQEYLDGDLSREDEQVLKEHLQKCSSCQTHFQELKRTIAYVKSTSHIRVSKDFTANVMGRLPKEKNSIGMKRWLRHHPLLAAASLFLILMAGSVLGMWNDDQKFSVTTRENLIVENGVVIVPEGEVIEGNITVKNGSLRIEGIVNGSVTIINGERYMASAGNVTGDIEEIDEMFEWIWYKMKAGSKKVINLFEEK is encoded by the coding sequence TTGAAGGCATGTCCTGAAGAGATCGTTCTCTATATGCAAGAATATTTAGATGGTGATTTGTCTCGGGAAGATGAGCAAGTGTTAAAAGAACATTTACAGAAATGTTCTTCTTGCCAAACACATTTCCAAGAATTAAAAAGGACGATTGCTTATGTTAAGAGCACATCACATATACGAGTGTCTAAAGATTTCACTGCTAACGTGATGGGAAGATTGCCAAAGGAAAAGAATAGTATTGGCATGAAACGTTGGCTTCGTCACCACCCCTTACTTGCGGCCGCATCTTTATTTTTAATTCTAATGGCTGGAAGTGTTTTAGGTATGTGGAATGATGATCAAAAGTTTTCTGTTACTACGCGGGAGAACCTTATAGTTGAAAATGGTGTAGTAATTGTTCCCGAGGGTGAAGTAATAGAGGGGAATATTACAGTGAAAAATGGAAGCCTAAGAATAGAAGGAATAGTAAATGGTAGTGTAACGATCATAAATGGAGAACGGTATATGGCTTCTGCTGGTAATGTTACAGGAGACATAGAAGAAATTGACGAAATGTTTGAATGGATATGGTATAAAATGAAAGCTGGTAGCAAGAAAGTAATCAACCTCTTTGAAGAGAAATAG
- the cdaA gene encoding diadenylate cyclase CdaA — MPFADFTIMDYLSRIIDIFLVWFVIYKLIMVIRGTKAVQLLKGIFVIIIVFMLSDFLHLNTLNWIMERVIDWGFLAIIIIFQPELRRTLEQVGRGKIFLRSGLNEDEERKQMVDSIAEAVNYMAKRRIGALISLERETGMGDYIETGIQLNSNLTPELLINIFIPNTPLHDGAVVIQKAQIAAAACYLPLSESPFISKELGTRHRAALGISEVTDSLTIIVSEETGSVSVAQNGELNRELSSEKFHQLLTKELIVDNKTKQTSTSRWKRREKPKNG; from the coding sequence ATGCCGTTTGCAGATTTTACCATCATGGACTATTTGTCCCGCATTATAGATATATTCCTCGTTTGGTTTGTCATATATAAACTTATTATGGTAATTCGCGGAACAAAGGCCGTTCAGCTTTTAAAAGGTATTTTTGTCATCATTATTGTATTTATGTTAAGTGACTTCCTCCATTTAAACACATTAAACTGGATAATGGAAAGAGTGATTGATTGGGGTTTCCTAGCTATCATTATCATATTTCAGCCCGAATTACGGCGCACACTTGAACAAGTGGGGCGTGGGAAGATATTTTTAAGAAGCGGATTAAATGAAGATGAGGAAAGAAAGCAAATGGTTGATTCTATTGCAGAGGCAGTTAATTATATGGCGAAACGTCGAATAGGTGCATTAATCTCATTAGAAAGAGAAACAGGGATGGGAGATTATATTGAAACGGGCATCCAGTTGAACTCTAACCTAACACCTGAATTATTAATTAACATTTTCATTCCAAATACTCCACTTCATGATGGGGCGGTCGTTATTCAAAAAGCACAAATTGCCGCAGCAGCGTGCTACTTACCATTATCTGAAAGTCCGTTTATTTCAAAAGAGCTTGGCACAAGGCATAGGGCGGCACTTGGAATTAGTGAAGTAACAGATAGCCTAACGATCATCGTTTCAGAAGAGACAGGTAGTGTGTCTGTTGCGCAAAATGGAGAACTAAATCGAGAATTATCTTCGGAAAAGTTCCATCAGCTTTTAACGAAGGAATTAATTGTTGATAATAAAACGAAACAAACCTCCACATCAAGATGGAAAAGAAGGGAGAAACCTAAAAATGGATAA
- a CDS encoding CdaR family protein yields the protein MDNFMENPWFIRIIALLLTLLLFVSANDLGKSSGTTPNGMENSDTDTIIDVPVELIYDSENLVVSGAPKTVDVKIEGQRRFVEATKRQKNFSVYIDLSDVEIGKHRVDIKYKDISEKLKVNIDPVYAEISLQEKVTEEFRVEAEFNRSILAEGFEAEHPEVEPKTVNIIGSKEMIEKITYVKATIDASGLINDTIKRAANVTVLDRDLNKLDVIVEPPSVSVTIPVKNPRKNVPVKIKETGTPPEDIVIKTVSTNTPEVLIFGTTEVLRDLNEIELSVDVGDIHEDTEVEVPIKYPDGVNKITPSTVIVKITTGKKLEETIINDVPLGNKGLKSNLNLELLDAPDNTVSVKVTGEKEDLKKALESDIKVYLQLEGLTTGEHEVELKVEGPENVEYELSVKQVKVRLSEKENV from the coding sequence ATGGATAATTTTATGGAGAATCCCTGGTTTATTCGAATTATTGCATTGTTACTAACTTTATTGTTATTTGTTTCAGCCAATGATCTTGGAAAATCATCTGGCACAACACCTAATGGTATGGAAAATAGTGATACTGACACGATTATAGATGTACCGGTAGAATTGATTTACGACTCTGAAAACCTTGTCGTTTCAGGTGCCCCCAAAACAGTCGATGTGAAAATTGAAGGACAACGGAGATTTGTTGAAGCGACAAAGAGGCAAAAGAATTTCAGTGTATACATAGATTTATCTGATGTGGAAATTGGAAAGCATCGTGTAGATATCAAATATAAAGATATTTCCGAAAAGCTAAAGGTTAATATCGATCCAGTCTACGCTGAAATTTCACTGCAAGAAAAAGTAACCGAAGAATTTCGAGTTGAAGCCGAGTTTAACCGAAGTATTTTAGCTGAAGGATTTGAAGCAGAGCATCCAGAAGTGGAGCCTAAAACGGTCAATATTATTGGTTCAAAAGAGATGATTGAAAAAATTACTTATGTGAAAGCGACAATTGATGCTAGTGGATTGATTAATGACACGATTAAAAGGGCTGCAAACGTAACCGTGCTTGATCGCGATTTGAACAAGCTTGATGTTATCGTTGAACCACCTTCAGTGTCTGTTACGATACCGGTTAAAAATCCGAGGAAAAATGTCCCTGTTAAAATAAAAGAAACAGGAACACCTCCCGAGGATATCGTCATTAAAACGGTTAGTACTAATACACCGGAAGTCTTAATTTTCGGTACAACAGAAGTGCTACGCGATTTAAATGAAATTGAACTTTCTGTTGATGTTGGTGACATTCATGAGGACACGGAAGTAGAAGTTCCCATAAAGTATCCAGACGGAGTAAATAAAATCACACCTAGTACAGTTATAGTAAAGATTACTACAGGAAAAAAATTGGAAGAAACAATTATAAATGATGTCCCTTTGGGAAACAAAGGACTAAAGTCGAATCTCAATCTTGAATTACTAGATGCGCCTGATAATACCGTTTCTGTTAAGGTTACCGGCGAAAAGGAAGATTTGAAAAAGGCGTTAGAAAGTGACATTAAAGTTTATTTACAATTGGAAGGTCTAACTACTGGAGAACATGAAGTGGAACTAAAAGTAGAGGGACCAGAAAATGTAGAATATGAATTATCAGTGAAACAAGTAAAGGTAAGATTATCTGAAAAGGAAAATGTCTAG
- the glmM gene encoding phosphoglucosamine mutase, which translates to MGKYFGTDGVRGIANAELTPELAFKLGRFGGYVLTKNAERPKILIGRDTRISGHMLEGALVSGLLSIGAEVMRLGVISTPGVSYLTKVLGAQAGVMISASHNPVSDNGIKFFGPDGFKLSDEQEKEIEDLLDLEEDTLPRPVGADLGLVNDYFEGGQKYLQFLKQTVEEDFSGIHVALDCAHGATSSLATHLFADLDADISTMGSSPNGLNINEGVGSTHPEVLATFVKEKNADVGLAFDGDGDRLIAVDELGNIIDGDQIIYICAQHLKEEGRLKQSTVVSTIMSNLGFYKGLEELGINSVQTAVGDRYVVEEMKNNGFNLGGEQSGHIIFLEHNTTGDGLLTGLQLVNIMKLTGKPLSELAKGMKKYPQKLVNIKVTDKHHVTDNEKVKEIIEIVEAEMNGNGRILVRPSGTEPLVRVMCEASTEELCEEYVDRIAAVVKAEMGLEI; encoded by the coding sequence ATGGGTAAATATTTTGGAACTGATGGAGTAAGAGGGATTGCAAATGCGGAGCTAACACCGGAATTGGCATTTAAATTAGGCCGATTTGGTGGATATGTTTTGACAAAAAATGCGGAGCGCCCAAAAATTCTCATCGGCCGTGATACCCGTATTTCCGGTCACATGCTCGAAGGAGCGTTAGTATCGGGATTACTTTCCATTGGGGCTGAAGTAATGAGACTTGGTGTCATTTCTACTCCTGGGGTTTCTTATTTGACAAAAGTATTGGGTGCGCAAGCGGGAGTTATGATTTCAGCCTCACATAATCCAGTCTCTGATAACGGCATTAAATTTTTTGGGCCGGATGGCTTTAAGCTTTCTGATGAGCAGGAAAAAGAAATTGAGGACCTTCTTGACCTGGAAGAAGATACATTACCGCGTCCGGTTGGTGCTGATTTAGGACTCGTAAATGATTATTTCGAAGGTGGACAAAAATATCTCCAGTTTTTGAAGCAGACGGTAGAGGAAGACTTCTCTGGTATTCATGTAGCGCTTGATTGTGCACACGGAGCTACTTCTTCATTAGCGACTCATTTATTTGCAGACCTTGATGCAGATATTTCAACCATGGGCTCTTCACCGAATGGTTTAAATATTAATGAAGGTGTTGGATCAACCCATCCTGAAGTATTAGCTACATTCGTAAAGGAAAAAAATGCGGACGTAGGGCTTGCTTTTGATGGTGACGGTGATCGTTTAATTGCAGTTGATGAACTGGGTAACATTATCGATGGTGATCAAATTATCTACATCTGTGCACAGCATTTGAAAGAGGAAGGTCGATTAAAACAATCAACGGTTGTGTCGACTATTATGAGTAATCTAGGATTTTACAAGGGGTTAGAAGAACTTGGAATTAATAGCGTACAGACCGCTGTTGGCGACCGTTACGTAGTAGAAGAAATGAAAAACAATGGATTTAATCTCGGTGGAGAACAATCGGGACATATAATTTTTCTAGAACATAATACGACAGGTGATGGTCTTTTAACCGGATTACAGCTCGTTAATATTATGAAGCTAACAGGAAAGCCTTTATCAGAACTTGCCAAAGGTATGAAAAAATATCCGCAAAAACTTGTTAATATTAAAGTGACGGATAAACATCATGTGACGGATAATGAAAAGGTAAAAGAGATTATCGAGATTGTTGAAGCTGAAATGAATGGAAATGGTCGGATACTCGTTCGCCCTTCAGGAACGGAGCCATTGGTTCGAGTCATGTGCGAGGCTTCAACAGAAGAACTTTGCGAGGAGTATGTAGACCGTATTGCAGCAGTTGTAAAAGCAGAAATGGGATTAGAGATTTAA
- a CDS encoding ABC transporter substrate-binding protein: MISKRLVCSIMLMVSFIAILSGCNNQKASGQDKEVVEIEYWHVNNQDWGGETIKELVKQFNEEHPEIVVTEKFQPGNYTGLLQNAQAGISAKNPPDVAQIGYNFIQYVEENVPYTPIEKLESEYDSGFIKEQFENNIAALGQGADGVQAGLPYALSNPILYYNADLLKEAGFNPDEAPKTWDDVKKISAAVKEKTGAYGLYVQEPPDNWAQYALVKSNGGNWMKENGQVDVDSSEAAEAYDMLGELAKKEEALHITWEEGIQAFTSGKVAMMMTTIGRRGNIESESKFDLRGASIPTFGNKERQVAAGGNALFVFSQDKKKQEAAWEFIKFLESEQALTKWVKATGYLPPVKGVAESETGLKSFFEGNPLMQIAIGQMNDIVPWFNFPGTNGLQAEQALLDARDQVMSGKKSGEDALKEAAEKIKKLIQ; encoded by the coding sequence ATGATTTCCAAACGGCTGGTATGTTCTATTATGCTAATGGTGAGCTTTATAGCAATCTTATCGGGGTGTAACAATCAAAAAGCAAGTGGCCAGGATAAGGAAGTGGTTGAAATTGAGTACTGGCATGTCAACAATCAAGACTGGGGTGGCGAAACAATTAAAGAGCTTGTAAAGCAATTTAATGAAGAACATCCGGAAATAGTAGTAACTGAAAAGTTTCAACCTGGTAATTACACAGGGCTTCTGCAAAATGCACAGGCCGGAATTAGCGCGAAGAATCCACCAGATGTAGCTCAGATTGGTTATAACTTTATTCAATATGTAGAGGAAAATGTACCATATACACCGATTGAAAAACTGGAATCTGAGTATGATTCAGGATTTATTAAAGAACAGTTTGAGAATAATATCGCTGCGCTAGGTCAAGGAGCTGATGGCGTTCAAGCTGGTCTGCCATATGCTTTAAGTAATCCTATTTTATATTATAATGCGGATTTATTAAAAGAAGCAGGCTTTAATCCTGATGAAGCTCCTAAAACATGGGACGATGTAAAGAAAATCAGTGCAGCAGTAAAAGAAAAAACAGGTGCTTATGGTTTGTACGTACAGGAACCACCTGATAACTGGGCACAATACGCACTTGTAAAATCGAATGGCGGCAATTGGATGAAGGAGAATGGACAAGTAGATGTAGATTCCTCAGAAGCAGCTGAAGCATATGACATGCTAGGTGAATTGGCGAAAAAAGAAGAGGCGCTACATATTACTTGGGAAGAAGGAATTCAGGCATTTACGAGTGGAAAAGTAGCAATGATGATGACGACAATTGGCCGCCGAGGCAATATTGAAAGTGAAAGTAAATTTGATTTGCGTGGTGCCTCCATTCCTACTTTTGGTAATAAAGAGCGCCAAGTAGCAGCAGGTGGAAATGCATTGTTCGTATTTTCGCAAGATAAAAAGAAGCAAGAAGCTGCTTGGGAGTTCATTAAATTTTTGGAATCAGAACAGGCGTTGACAAAATGGGTGAAGGCAACAGGTTATTTGCCACCTGTCAAAGGGGTAGCCGAAAGTGAAACAGGCCTAAAATCATTTTTTGAAGGAAATCCACTCATGCAAATAGCTATTGGACAAATGAATGATATTGTACCATGGTTTAACTTTCCGGGGACAAATGGACTTCAAGCAGAACAAGCATTGTTAGATGCACGGGATCAAGTCATGTCAGGAAAGAAGTCTGGCGAAGATGCATTGAAAGAAGCAGCGGAAAAAATTAAAAAACTTATTCAATAA
- a CDS encoding sugar phosphate isomerase/epimerase family protein — MQTFINLLPFLENPDRIPTFLTEWQGGIEVSMDGPRWNENVDLKREKGVFAQYTGGIGVHLPIFELDIANARHAVIRNYSVEEYARSIEWAAEIGAKHAVLHTHLYNNPLYSKKLSQQYAVENIAILAQKAEQCGVQLLVENVGFHSMMLFDEEEFVSLFERISSIQALVDTGHAHINGWSIPRVIEKLGERLGAVHLHDNDGVRDLHQTIEEGTIEWQPVWDALGKLKHDWKAIIEYKEGTDAQKVIDDAQLIHGLVAGAVVQ; from the coding sequence ATGCAGACATTTATAAATTTATTGCCGTTTTTAGAAAATCCAGATCGTATTCCTACATTTCTTACGGAGTGGCAGGGGGGGATTGAAGTCTCCATGGATGGGCCCCGCTGGAATGAAAATGTAGATTTAAAAAGGGAAAAGGGAGTCTTTGCTCAGTATACGGGTGGAATCGGTGTTCATTTGCCGATTTTTGAACTAGATATAGCGAATGCACGACATGCGGTGATCCGTAATTATTCTGTGGAAGAGTATGCACGCTCTATTGAGTGGGCTGCTGAAATTGGTGCAAAACATGCCGTGTTACATACACATTTATATAATAATCCGCTTTATTCAAAAAAGCTATCACAACAATATGCGGTTGAAAATATTGCGATTTTGGCACAGAAAGCAGAACAGTGTGGTGTGCAACTCCTTGTAGAAAATGTTGGTTTTCATTCCATGATGTTATTTGATGAAGAGGAATTTGTTTCGCTGTTCGAACGGATTTCATCTATTCAGGCACTAGTTGACACTGGACATGCACATATAAATGGTTGGTCGATTCCGCGAGTTATTGAAAAATTAGGAGAACGGCTCGGTGCTGTTCACCTTCATGATAATGATGGTGTTCGTGATCTCCATCAAACGATTGAAGAAGGCACGATCGAATGGCAACCTGTTTGGGACGCGCTAGGTAAATTAAAACATGATTGGAAGGCGATTATTGAATATAAGGAAGGTACGGATGCACAGAAGGTCATCGATGATGCTCAATTAATTCATGGCCTCGTAGCAGGAGCGGTGGTTCAATGA
- a CDS encoding carbohydrate ABC transporter permease yields MSGVSITLGITDVRRRSILRTVLPYLYILPAFIPLFIFVFYPLINSVYISFLDWNMVSSNPKWVGASNYMELIKSSEFWTSVWNTVKYAAWLLLFLAVAPFFAAFGVTRVGKKAQQFYKTALFIPTVLSLAVASLIFLWLYNPVIGVFNAMLEVVHLPRVNWLTSPTWSLLSVSLIIAWKIFGYHFIIMYSALLSVPADILESLRVDGLKSKTKLIRKFLLPLTGGTVLYIVVMTIVNGIQSAFIPIQMLTNGGPDQQTNNLVFLTYQYAFQFFRSGLASAAGILTFLFFLIVIAIQAFVIDRKIHYES; encoded by the coding sequence ATGAGCGGAGTTTCTATAACTTTGGGAATCACTGATGTGCGGAGGCGCTCGATACTTCGCACAGTACTTCCTTATCTATACATATTACCAGCTTTTATACCACTGTTCATTTTTGTGTTTTATCCACTCATAAATTCAGTCTATATTAGTTTTCTTGATTGGAATATGGTGAGCAGCAATCCAAAGTGGGTCGGAGCTTCAAACTATATGGAGCTAATAAAGAGCAGTGAGTTTTGGACTTCTGTTTGGAATACGGTAAAATATGCCGCTTGGCTTTTATTATTTCTAGCTGTGGCACCGTTTTTTGCAGCCTTTGGTGTAACACGTGTTGGGAAAAAGGCACAGCAATTTTATAAAACAGCTTTATTTATACCAACGGTTTTATCTTTAGCTGTCGCATCTCTTATTTTCCTTTGGCTATACAATCCAGTTATTGGTGTCTTTAATGCCATGCTAGAGGTCGTTCATCTACCTCGGGTAAACTGGTTAACAAGCCCGACCTGGTCGCTGTTATCCGTATCTTTAATTATCGCTTGGAAAATATTTGGCTACCATTTTATTATTATGTACTCTGCATTACTTTCTGTACCAGCTGATATTTTAGAATCATTACGTGTGGATGGTCTGAAAAGCAAAACAAAATTGATCAGAAAATTTTTACTGCCGCTTACAGGTGGGACAGTACTTTATATTGTTGTCATGACGATAGTTAACGGTATTCAGAGCGCATTTATTCCGATTCAAATGTTAACGAATGGTGGCCCAGATCAGCAGACAAACAATTTAGTGTTTTTGACTTACCAGTACGCTTTTCAATTTTTTAGAAGTGGACTTGCATCTGCTGCGGGTATTTTAACCTTTTTGTTTTTCTTAATTGTTATTGCTATTCAAGCATTTGTTATAGATAGGAAGATACATTATGAAAGTTAA
- a CDS encoding carbohydrate ABC transporter permease — MKVKLSLWHILLVICLVASFFPMIWMISTAFKQPDQLFSDFLNPIPEPAVFSNFVHAWTSVPLGRYLANSFFVSITVTAFQLFTSVLAAYAFTQYEFKGKNMLFYLAVASMLVPIQVTMLPNYIMMSEANLVNTYAGLILPQLANGMGIFLLRQAFRSVPKSLMESARVEGARDWKRLWLILFPAVKPTVISLGILFFINTWNEYLWPLLMITNEDMRTIPLALQMFISAEGGTSWGPMMAVAVLASLPPIVAFLLVQKHVISSFMHSGVKG, encoded by the coding sequence ATGAAAGTTAAATTAAGCCTTTGGCATATTCTACTTGTTATTTGTTTAGTAGCTAGCTTCTTCCCGATGATTTGGATGATTAGTACAGCCTTTAAACAGCCGGACCAGCTATTCAGTGACTTTTTAAATCCTATTCCAGAACCAGCTGTATTTTCAAACTTCGTGCATGCATGGACATCCGTACCACTAGGGCGTTATTTAGCCAATTCATTCTTTGTATCTATTACCGTAACTGCATTTCAGTTGTTTACTAGTGTTTTGGCAGCATATGCATTTACACAATATGAATTTAAAGGGAAAAACATGCTGTTTTATCTCGCTGTAGCAAGTATGCTTGTGCCTATTCAAGTGACGATGCTGCCGAATTATATCATGATGAGTGAAGCGAACCTTGTTAACACATATGCAGGTCTAATTTTACCTCAGTTAGCAAACGGGATGGGTATTTTTCTATTACGTCAGGCTTTTCGATCCGTCCCTAAAAGTTTAATGGAATCAGCCCGTGTGGAAGGTGCTCGCGATTGGAAGCGGCTATGGCTTATTTTATTCCCAGCTGTGAAACCAACTGTTATTTCACTTGGTATTTTATTCTTCATTAACACATGGAATGAATATTTATGGCCATTATTGATGATTACAAATGAAGATATGCGTACGATACCTCTTGCTCTGCAGATGTTCATTAGTGCTGAAGGTGGTACTTCTTGGGGCCCAATGATGGCAGTTGCTGTACTTGCTTCCTTACCGCCAATTGTTGCATTCTTGCTTGTACAAAAACATGTCATCAGCAGTTTTATGCATAGTGGTGTGAAAGGATAA